From the genome of Candidatus Roizmanbacteria bacterium, one region includes:
- a CDS encoding ATP-dependent Clp protease ATP-binding subunit — protein MKKKITHFFLATYNILLFLSHFFSVSFLLKSLFEPWKNVVEDEGPNASMKTWYDTQIFNVISRTLGFVLRSSLLIAYLVTTLLYALFLPIATLFFFLILPFTQLIALIPPSEETLKQSFHDDFMKKHANQSNAPDVEQWFSFYYDHYLLKKQWWSLKNLMTISPLGHDWSSGFTNHLNYYGTDIGMDDVNSVIIGREEELKNLANTISKTENANVILIGETGVGKQTIINSLAHSSYNGMLTETLNYRRFVELDIEKILAEYTDHDQRQKFFEELLAESDKAKNIILVINDIDRYVSTSEGSTNLLSSIEKFAVSSNVHCIATTEPHEYEQTIRPLTQFSELFTAIEVNEPSQNELHLIVAQQALKLESKFKVVIPYQTISDCVVKSEYYVSDLPFPEKALRLLEDACIIAQELGEKVVLKAQLERAITHETHAPTNIDDSMKVKLLDLEQLLQKQILNQNTAMTQLASALRRAFVMLGKRKKPLATLLFVGPTGTGKTATAKALTKILFAQENDSAEKLLRFDMSLYQSLTDIPQLLGTSDGKVQGLLTESVQEHPYATLLLDELEKAHHDLLNIFLTIFDEGYYMNGSGRRIDCKHLIIIATTNVERIDDVFSPEFINRFDGIVPFHSLDSINILSIARLISDEIINNYIQLHNIHINISDDFLKQIVTDHYDERYGARDVQRLISAAIEDTIAKKILENEIKSGDNVTL, from the coding sequence ATGAAGAAAAAAATTACTCACTTTTTTTTGGCAACTTACAATATCCTTTTATTTCTTAGTCATTTCTTCTCAGTTTCCTTTCTCCTGAAATCACTTTTCGAACCTTGGAAAAACGTCGTTGAAGATGAAGGTCCGAATGCATCGATGAAAACATGGTACGATACCCAGATTTTTAATGTCATATCTCGTACGCTCGGATTCGTGTTGAGAAGTTCGCTTCTTATAGCTTACTTGGTTACCACTTTGCTTTATGCGCTCTTTCTCCCCATTGCAACGCTGTTTTTTTTCCTCATTCTTCCTTTTACACAACTCATAGCATTAATTCCGCCATCTGAGGAGACTTTAAAACAATCATTTCATGACGACTTTATGAAAAAACACGCCAACCAATCAAACGCTCCAGACGTAGAGCAATGGTTTAGTTTTTACTACGATCATTATTTGCTCAAAAAACAATGGTGGTCTCTTAAAAACTTGATGACTATTTCTCCTCTTGGGCATGACTGGTCATCGGGATTTACGAACCACCTTAACTATTATGGAACGGATATCGGAATGGATGATGTCAATTCCGTAATTATTGGCAGAGAAGAGGAGTTGAAAAATCTAGCAAATACAATATCAAAGACCGAAAATGCGAACGTTATTCTAATCGGAGAAACTGGGGTGGGAAAACAGACGATTATTAATTCTCTCGCTCATAGTTCCTACAATGGCATGCTCACAGAAACACTTAATTACAGGCGATTTGTAGAACTCGACATAGAGAAAATTCTAGCAGAGTATACAGATCATGATCAACGACAGAAATTCTTTGAGGAACTGCTTGCTGAATCAGACAAAGCAAAAAACATCATTCTTGTCATAAATGATATTGACCGCTATGTTTCAACATCTGAAGGATCTACGAATCTCTTGTCGTCAATAGAAAAATTCGCGGTAAGTTCTAATGTTCACTGTATAGCAACCACAGAACCGCATGAATATGAACAGACAATTCGTCCGCTGACGCAGTTTAGCGAACTATTCACCGCAATTGAGGTTAATGAACCTAGTCAAAATGAACTGCACTTGATAGTCGCACAACAGGCTCTTAAATTAGAATCTAAATTCAAGGTTGTAATTCCATATCAGACCATTAGCGATTGCGTAGTGAAAAGTGAGTACTACGTTTCCGATTTACCATTCCCTGAAAAGGCTCTTCGCCTCCTTGAGGATGCCTGCATCATAGCCCAGGAGCTCGGCGAAAAGGTGGTTTTAAAAGCTCAATTAGAACGTGCTATCACCCATGAAACTCATGCCCCAACCAACATCGACGATTCGATGAAAGTAAAGCTTCTTGACCTCGAGCAGTTGCTCCAAAAACAAATTCTCAATCAAAACACCGCAATGACTCAACTCGCTTCAGCACTAAGAAGAGCATTTGTAATGCTTGGGAAGCGGAAGAAACCGCTTGCAACTCTATTATTTGTAGGACCAACCGGTACCGGAAAAACCGCTACCGCCAAAGCGCTTACAAAGATTTTATTTGCTCAGGAAAATGACTCGGCCGAAAAGCTACTACGATTTGATATGTCACTGTATCAATCGCTTACCGACATTCCACAACTACTTGGAACGTCTGATGGGAAAGTTCAGGGTTTACTCACCGAATCTGTACAAGAACACCCTTATGCGACACTACTATTAGACGAACTCGAGAAGGCACATCACGATCTGCTCAATATTTTCTTAACCATTTTTGATGAAGGGTACTATATGAATGGATCTGGACGGAGAATCGACTGTAAACATCTCATTATAATAGCGACTACGAATGTAGAACGAATTGATGATGTTTTTTCACCCGAATTCATAAACCGCTTCGACGGTATAGTTCCATTTCATTCATTGGACTCAATAAATATTCTTTCGATTGCGCGCTTAATTTCGGACGAAATTATCAACAATTACATTCAGCTACATAATATACATATTAATATCTCCGATGATTTCTTAAAGCAGATAGTAACGGATCACTATGACGAGAGATATGGAGCAAGAGATGTTCAACGTCTTATATCCGCAGCTATCGAGGATACTATAGCGAAAAAAATTCTTGAAAATGAAATAAAATCAGGTGATAATGTGACCTTATAA
- a CDS encoding GNAT family N-acetyltransferase → MKASAININTLNKTQAIPFTHLIPDISANKHFYKNGLSKLIPRLTLKVHSDMETCYSLWDKFSPKETIFEQWDVRYSFYQGFEHKPHFYTIYEGKKALGVLPLWYNQVDRRFEFFGGWWVEGNTFFVNDEHLVDFFMATMPTPIKLWSLRDDQPLDRIKIFGDVEPDVDPNFYKNIDGLSSIESLLKEYKKKDRHRLNADCQRMRNYGVRLEIVDRNKVEQLQLLETLIEMNKKRFRTEEVKSVFEEEEYVKTFRQLVKNTGSYEVKFIVAKIQNHIAAVDMVITCNDTYYQFLGVCDAKRFNGIGNFMVYEELKDAINNRFKVVDCLQEDHSWKHHYFDKVERFIFTKHV, encoded by the coding sequence ATGAAAGCATCAGCCATTAACATCAATACTCTAAACAAAACTCAAGCAATTCCCTTTACTCACCTCATTCCTGACATCTCTGCTAACAAGCATTTCTATAAGAACGGTTTGTCGAAGTTGATTCCCCGTCTTACGCTTAAGGTTCATTCCGACATGGAGACATGCTATTCGCTGTGGGATAAATTTTCACCGAAGGAGACCATTTTTGAGCAGTGGGATGTAAGATATTCTTTCTATCAAGGTTTTGAGCATAAGCCACATTTTTATACCATTTATGAGGGTAAAAAAGCTTTGGGCGTGCTTCCTCTTTGGTACAACCAAGTAGACAGGCGGTTTGAGTTTTTTGGAGGATGGTGGGTAGAAGGAAACACATTTTTTGTAAATGATGAACATCTCGTAGATTTTTTTATGGCCACGATGCCAACTCCAATTAAGCTTTGGTCACTGCGCGATGATCAGCCTTTGGATAGGATAAAAATATTTGGAGATGTAGAACCAGATGTAGATCCTAATTTTTATAAAAATATCGATGGACTAAGTTCTATCGAGTCGCTTCTCAAAGAGTATAAGAAAAAGGATCGTCATAGACTGAATGCGGACTGTCAGCGTATGAGAAATTACGGAGTACGATTGGAGATTGTGGATCGTAATAAGGTCGAACAACTTCAGCTACTTGAAACTCTTATAGAGATGAATAAAAAACGATTTAGGACAGAAGAAGTAAAGAGCGTTTTTGAAGAAGAGGAATACGTAAAAACTTTTCGTCAGCTGGTCAAGAACACAGGATCGTATGAGGTTAAATTTATAGTGGCGAAAATCCAAAATCATATTGCGGCGGTTGATATGGTGATTACCTGTAATGATACTTACTACCAATTTCTAGGAGTTTGTGATGCAAAACGATTCAATGGAATAGGTAATTTTATGGTCTATGAGGAACTTAAGGATGCAATTAATAATAGATTTAAGGTCGTTGATTGTTTACAGGAAGATCATTCATGGAAGCATCACTACTTCGATAAGGTTGAACGATTCATCTTCACCAAACACGTATAG
- a CDS encoding SET domain-containing protein, with amino-acid sequence MFLIPESYYSIKSTQHKGRGVFAEHDISAGTVIGDYLGTIIPTKDAIQTEHMGTYYMELTKTHSAIAQKDGEGIHLINHCCTHNVGVEDYEGHAIFFALRKIFHGEELTVNYNYGPPNETTCNPCRHTCHCESQFCKGSMHSAGDKDSLITHEYSKHSQMFEEEIAALEGKMLPALLSYPNEIPDDSFFDLFGYPLAEPITRTDIEIPPLEELRKIIRNSGLAIHFQKFRLHIYGIRDDTIIARRT; translated from the coding sequence ATGTTTTTAATACCAGAGTCCTACTACTCTATAAAGTCTACCCAGCATAAGGGTAGAGGAGTCTTTGCTGAACATGATATTTCGGCAGGAACCGTCATTGGCGACTATCTGGGCACCATTATTCCAACAAAAGACGCAATTCAGACCGAACACATGGGTACCTATTACATGGAACTCACAAAGACCCACTCAGCGATAGCTCAAAAAGATGGTGAGGGCATTCATCTCATCAATCATTGTTGCACTCACAATGTTGGCGTTGAGGATTATGAAGGACATGCAATTTTTTTTGCATTACGAAAAATTTTTCACGGTGAGGAACTGACGGTAAACTATAACTATGGTCCACCCAATGAAACAACCTGTAATCCGTGCAGACATACCTGTCACTGTGAATCGCAGTTTTGTAAAGGGTCCATGCACTCAGCTGGAGACAAAGACTCTTTAATTACTCATGAATATTCCAAACACTCTCAGATGTTTGAGGAGGAGATAGCGGCCCTTGAAGGTAAAATGCTACCTGCTTTGCTCAGCTACCCAAATGAGATACCGGATGATTCTTTTTTCGATCTCTTTGGATATCCTCTAGCAGAACCAATAACTAGAACCGACATTGAGATCCCACCACTGGAAGAATTAAGAAAAATAATTAGGAACTCTGGACTTGCGATACATTTCCAAAAATTCCGACTGCATATCTACGGAATACGAGACGATACAATAATCGCAAGGCGAACATGA
- a CDS encoding SET domain-containing protein, whose product MIKKQALLNYLQNDLYVRVQRSDIHGVGLFAIRNIPKGVNPFHSSHVEKYIEFNTRELEHLPDEVKKMIHDYCAEYDDKVWIPEYGFNPTDILRFINHSDNHNVETIDEGTTFLTTRDIKKGEELVSNYSHYDEDFAEKF is encoded by the coding sequence ATGATAAAAAAACAAGCACTGTTAAATTATCTTCAAAACGATCTGTACGTGCGAGTTCAACGCTCCGATATACATGGTGTAGGTCTTTTTGCTATACGAAACATACCCAAAGGGGTAAATCCTTTTCATTCATCTCATGTTGAGAAGTATATTGAGTTTAATACAAGGGAACTCGAACATCTCCCCGATGAAGTAAAGAAAATGATTCACGACTACTGTGCCGAGTATGATGATAAAGTCTGGATTCCCGAGTACGGATTTAACCCAACGGATATATTACGTTTTATAAATCATTCCGATAATCATAATGTCGAAACTATAGATGAGGGAACAACATTCCTCACAACCCGCGATATTAAAAAAGGTGAGGAACTCGTATCAAACTACTCACACTATGATGAAGATTTCGCAGAAAAATTTTAA
- a CDS encoding magnesium transporter — MLYFSELLNRKVVTEDNVYVGKLVDLIFKLSETAEIAKAVVKTKLDPKTIVDIADVVKINGSITLKKNYHAKELEENELYLSKNLLDSQIIDISGDKMVRVNDVAIQNQPYLYIAGVDIGLIGFLRWFGLEDLANKIFNQYGIKLRSQFLSWGDIQTLELSRGHVKIKTEQLKLQKIRPEDLADYLEQTNMDNIGHVLRTFTLEHAGEVLNNLNLNYQVEFFKRTELKEAARFMSHMEPEEAADILVALPKKKHEEMLELLNEPIRKQIKHLLSISVSPVGDIVSTEFLSVDSNSTAKEVIKLVKDVGSDFGEILYVYFLNTEKQLVGVSSLRSVILQNPESPAYKFMRPQIEVASLSTPVSVVWRKLLKYKYYVLPVVDKNRQMIGLVKLDDVSELINKI, encoded by the coding sequence ATGCTCTATTTTTCAGAACTTCTTAATCGTAAAGTCGTTACAGAGGACAACGTCTATGTAGGCAAGCTCGTTGATCTCATCTTTAAGTTGTCGGAAACGGCTGAAATCGCTAAGGCCGTAGTAAAGACAAAACTTGATCCCAAGACAATTGTTGACATTGCGGATGTTGTAAAGATCAATGGCTCTATAACGCTTAAAAAAAATTACCATGCCAAAGAGCTTGAGGAAAATGAACTCTATCTGAGTAAGAACTTACTCGACTCACAGATCATTGATATCTCAGGAGACAAGATGGTTCGTGTAAATGACGTTGCGATTCAAAACCAACCATATCTTTATATAGCAGGCGTAGACATTGGACTCATAGGGTTTCTCAGATGGTTTGGTCTAGAGGATCTTGCGAATAAAATTTTTAATCAGTATGGAATAAAGCTGCGCTCGCAGTTTTTGTCGTGGGGAGATATCCAGACTCTTGAGCTGAGCCGTGGACATGTGAAGATTAAGACCGAGCAGCTTAAACTTCAAAAGATTAGACCAGAAGATTTGGCAGACTATCTTGAGCAGACAAATATGGACAATATCGGCCACGTTCTTCGCACCTTTACACTCGAGCATGCAGGAGAAGTTCTAAATAATCTGAACCTAAACTATCAAGTAGAGTTCTTTAAGCGTACGGAGTTGAAAGAAGCTGCTCGATTCATGAGCCACATGGAGCCGGAAGAGGCAGCGGACATTCTCGTTGCTTTACCTAAGAAGAAACACGAGGAAATGCTTGAACTATTGAATGAGCCAATTAGAAAACAAATTAAGCATCTTCTATCCATTTCCGTAAGTCCTGTCGGTGACATCGTATCTACTGAGTTTTTGTCAGTTGACTCAAACTCTACTGCCAAGGAAGTAATTAAGTTAGTGAAGGATGTCGGGTCTGATTTTGGAGAGATTCTTTATGTCTATTTTTTAAACACAGAAAAGCAGCTAGTAGGAGTTTCGAGTCTAAGATCGGTTATTCTTCAGAATCCAGAATCGCCAGCATACAAATTTATGCGGCCTCAGATCGAGGTCGCATCTTTGTCTACCCCTGTGAGCGTTGTTTGGAGGAAACTCTTGAAGTATAAGTACTACGTATTACCAGTAGTTGATAAAAACCGTCAAATGATAGGTTTGGTTAAGCTAGACGATGTTAGTGAGCTAATTAATAAAATATGA
- a CDS encoding divalent metal cation transporter, with translation MKSFFYRWTRRFGIFFVVLGPGLITAIADNDAGGIATYTVTASMFGIASQFLVIPTTFVLGFTQEIGARIAVVTRKGLADLIREQYGIRIAAVVFLFYFVVNQGVVLQNISGLKASIRLLNIPWQLPLILTCTVLVTTVVRFSYKSLQRIFLILIFFYLSYVAVAWLTKPDWVSLFQETVVPEKITLGLNFWFSIIAVLGTTITAWGQFFVSSYINDKKLSIEQMKYEKYEIYFGAFLTNVISYLIAVAVTQTLFNNHIVVSNAASAALALKPLAGEGAFILFSAGLFGASLLGLTIIPLATAYVFAELFGFEGSLDTDFRKGRLFYLFFILQIGIALIITLFPQVNLFDITLYVDFLNGAMLPLIFFFLAKFGSDKDLMGKYALSQPMKITLYVVGFFITSVVVLSTFGKIFGIN, from the coding sequence ATGAAATCTTTTTTTTACAGATGGACTCGAAGATTTGGTATATTCTTTGTTGTTCTTGGTCCGGGGTTGATTACTGCAATTGCCGACAATGACGCGGGAGGAATCGCTACATATACAGTGACTGCCTCAATGTTCGGAATTGCTTCTCAGTTCTTAGTGATCCCCACTACATTCGTACTAGGGTTTACGCAGGAGATTGGAGCACGGATAGCCGTTGTAACTCGCAAAGGGCTTGCTGATCTAATTAGAGAGCAATATGGAATACGAATTGCTGCCGTTGTCTTTCTATTTTATTTTGTTGTTAATCAAGGGGTAGTGCTTCAGAATATCAGCGGCTTGAAAGCCTCAATTCGACTACTAAATATTCCATGGCAGCTCCCTCTTATTCTAACCTGCACAGTACTAGTCACCACTGTTGTGCGGTTCAGCTATAAAAGCTTGCAGAGAATATTCCTCATACTAATATTTTTCTATCTTTCATATGTTGCGGTTGCTTGGTTGACAAAACCAGACTGGGTATCATTATTTCAAGAAACGGTTGTTCCAGAAAAAATTACATTAGGACTCAATTTTTGGTTCTCGATTATCGCTGTGCTTGGTACAACAATTACTGCATGGGGTCAGTTCTTTGTCTCTAGCTATATTAACGATAAGAAGCTCTCTATTGAGCAAATGAAGTACGAGAAATATGAGATATATTTCGGAGCATTTTTAACGAATGTAATTTCATACCTTATTGCGGTTGCCGTGACGCAGACGCTTTTTAACAACCATATAGTCGTATCAAACGCAGCTTCAGCAGCGCTCGCACTTAAACCACTTGCTGGTGAAGGCGCTTTTATACTCTTCAGCGCAGGCTTGTTTGGTGCATCTCTACTCGGTTTAACGATTATTCCCCTAGCTACTGCATACGTTTTCGCTGAACTATTTGGATTTGAGGGAAGTCTTGATACGGACTTTCGAAAAGGAAGATTATTTTATCTTTTCTTTATACTACAAATTGGAATCGCCCTTATTATTACACTTTTCCCACAGGTAAATCTATTTGATATCACACTTTATGTAGATTTCTTGAATGGAGCCATGTTACCTCTTATATTCTTCTTCTTAGCTAAGTTTGGAAGTGATAAAGATCTTATGGGAAAGTATGCTCTTTCACAGCCGATGAAAATAACATTGTATGTGGTTGGATTCTTCATTACCAGCGTTGTAGTACTGTCAACTTTTGGCAAGATATTTGGAATAAACTAA
- a CDS encoding rod shape-determining protein, whose amino-acid sequence MFSSLNVAIDLGTTNIRIGIRDKGITLDEPTVVGRNQKTNEYVFFGNEAKSIMGKVPDFIKIERPIVNSIISSFDGTVALLEKELQRSVMPYLSAYPFLKPGLHMHAAVPSTATEIEQKAVEEVLQKCGASEVSIYEKAVVTGIGCGFNIFVHQPICIIDMGGGLIEISILSGGGVVLQKTLKTAGEHMNKIIYNYLYLKHGIMIGENSCEDLKIELSNFGSEDKTMLVRGKSLETGLPKSVKVRSSDVKEALLTSFNHIMDSMKEVVELAPPEIVDELYKNGVILTGGLAQIAGLDEFFSAELNLPVKVSEQKQHATINGILKVSRRSEQVHKLRIQLP is encoded by the coding sequence ATGTTCTCTTCGTTGAATGTGGCGATCGATCTTGGTACTACAAACATAAGAATTGGAATACGGGACAAAGGAATTACACTAGATGAGCCGACTGTGGTAGGCAGAAACCAAAAGACAAATGAATACGTTTTTTTTGGAAATGAGGCAAAGAGTATTATGGGAAAGGTCCCAGATTTTATAAAAATAGAGCGCCCGATAGTAAACTCGATTATATCTAGCTTCGACGGAACAGTGGCGCTGCTTGAAAAAGAACTTCAACGGTCGGTCATGCCGTATTTAAGCGCATACCCGTTTCTCAAACCAGGACTTCACATGCATGCTGCTGTACCATCTACTGCAACAGAAATAGAGCAGAAGGCAGTTGAGGAAGTACTACAGAAATGTGGAGCATCGGAGGTCTCTATTTATGAAAAGGCTGTGGTAACTGGCATAGGCTGTGGCTTTAATATATTTGTTCATCAGCCTATATGTATTATTGATATGGGTGGTGGACTAATTGAAATCTCGATCTTAAGTGGCGGTGGAGTAGTCCTGCAAAAAACGCTTAAGACTGCAGGCGAGCATATGAATAAAATTATCTACAACTACCTTTATCTAAAGCATGGAATTATGATCGGCGAGAACTCCTGTGAAGATCTGAAGATTGAACTATCCAACTTTGGATCTGAGGACAAAACTATGTTGGTAAGGGGTAAGTCTCTTGAGACGGGTTTACCAAAATCGGTAAAGGTGAGATCTTCCGATGTGAAGGAGGCTCTTCTTACTTCTTTTAATCACATCATGGATTCTATGAAAGAGGTCGTGGAGCTTGCACCACCTGAGATAGTTGACGAACTGTATAAAAATGGGGTGATTTTAACAGGAGGTCTTGCACAGATAGCAGGACTAGATGAATTTTTTTCTGCAGAGCTCAACCTACCGGTAAAGGTTTCCGAACAAAAACAGCACGCAACCATAAATGGAATTCTAAAGGTGAGTAGACGATCAGAACAAGTGCATAAACTCCGCATTCAACTCCCTTAA
- a CDS encoding O-antigen ligase family protein, whose product MLKKIGRLIYYSLFLLTPLIVLKDTSELFELNKMNYIYFSSVSISLILAIAMVRARKIFIRRSAFDIIGLVFIGVMLLSTLFSIDQHVSIFGYYGRFNGGFLSLLSYSVLFYGLGFFFVKKDILKILMMSTISSVIVMLWGLSGKFGHDFSCLLFTGQFSNSCWTDQFRPAERMFSTLGQPNWLGAYLAIHFFIGLYFLVTKHFKRWYLSYSYLLLTFICLLSTKSRSALLAVGVGSLLYALIIVLLKQKDIFFKEKNKLIGLGLLFLLSIVIFKTGIDKIDNLIRFPIINNESSNKLEIINSKSSNRPLSSEVTESLDIRKIVWKGAIDLGFRYPLLGTGPETFGLSYYFTRPIEHNTTSEWDYVYNKAHNEYLNYFATTGFVGLLSYLILVVVVLYNLSRFLRIEDPDSKSGKFDRLLYLSLLCSYVTILITNFFGFSTTTINLFFFIIPAFVALSHSSTKDYFDFKEDNIHPSQKIEIGLAVVAYLFSLVWLITFFVADTQYAQGLLYEASGDYIKASQLVTTATLLRPDPVYLDKLSYLEANLALIASSQGEKDLVTKFITNSIQSNQKSRRSSPKNIQYLKTAAKNNLLFYQVMLERQYIEMGISNIQSAAILAPTEPKLAYTEAVFYSILADDSEDKIIKQQYRVRAIISAQRAIDLKSDYTIAKDFLKKIKN is encoded by the coding sequence ATGTTGAAAAAAATAGGACGACTCATCTATTATAGCTTGTTTTTATTGACTCCACTTATTGTTCTTAAGGACACCTCCGAACTGTTTGAGTTAAATAAGATGAACTACATCTATTTCTCTTCTGTTAGCATTTCTTTGATTTTGGCGATTGCAATGGTACGCGCCAGAAAAATATTTATTCGCAGATCAGCCTTCGACATAATTGGTTTAGTATTTATCGGGGTAATGTTACTATCGACCTTGTTCTCGATCGATCAACACGTCTCTATTTTTGGATACTATGGTCGTTTCAATGGAGGTTTTCTATCTCTACTCTCTTATAGCGTTCTATTTTATGGTCTGGGATTTTTCTTTGTAAAGAAAGATATTCTCAAGATTCTAATGATGTCCACGATCTCATCAGTGATTGTTATGTTATGGGGACTATCTGGCAAGTTCGGCCACGATTTCTCATGTTTGCTATTTACCGGTCAGTTTAGCAATAGTTGCTGGACTGATCAGTTTAGACCAGCTGAACGAATGTTTTCGACATTGGGTCAACCAAACTGGCTGGGGGCATATCTCGCCATTCATTTTTTCATTGGGCTCTACTTTTTGGTTACAAAGCATTTTAAAAGATGGTATCTGAGCTATTCGTATCTTCTTCTTACCTTCATATGTCTTCTCTCAACCAAATCTCGATCGGCACTTTTGGCTGTTGGAGTAGGCTCTTTGTTGTACGCTCTAATTATTGTTTTGCTAAAACAAAAGGACATTTTCTTTAAAGAAAAAAATAAACTGATAGGACTTGGTCTCTTATTTTTACTTTCCATAGTCATCTTTAAAACCGGTATAGACAAAATAGACAATCTAATTAGATTTCCAATAATCAATAATGAATCATCAAATAAATTAGAAATAATAAATAGTAAATCTTCAAATAGGCCTTTGTCCTCTGAGGTTACTGAGTCGTTGGATATTCGAAAAATTGTATGGAAAGGCGCTATCGATCTAGGGTTTCGATACCCTCTTTTGGGAACCGGCCCAGAGACATTTGGATTAAGTTACTACTTCACTCGACCAATCGAACATAATACGACGTCAGAGTGGGACTATGTATACAACAAGGCTCATAATGAGTACCTTAATTATTTCGCTACTACGGGTTTTGTGGGGCTACTAAGCTACCTAATTTTAGTAGTGGTTGTTCTCTATAATTTGTCCCGATTCCTCAGAATCGAGGATCCCGATTCCAAATCGGGAAAGTTTGACAGGTTGCTGTATCTTTCACTACTATGTTCTTACGTCACAATTCTCATAACTAATTTTTTTGGATTTTCTACGACAACGATTAATCTATTTTTCTTTATTATTCCTGCCTTCGTTGCTTTAAGCCATTCATCTACTAAGGACTATTTCGATTTTAAGGAAGATAACATTCATCCTTCGCAAAAGATTGAGATCGGGTTAGCGGTAGTAGCGTACTTGTTTAGTCTCGTGTGGCTAATAACATTCTTTGTAGCAGACACGCAGTATGCTCAGGGACTCCTTTATGAGGCAAGTGGTGATTACATTAAAGCTTCACAGTTGGTTACAACCGCAACTCTTTTACGACCTGACCCTGTCTATTTAGATAAACTTTCGTATCTAGAGGCAAATCTAGCCCTGATTGCATCATCTCAAGGAGAAAAGGATCTGGTAACAAAGTTTATTACAAACTCAATTCAATCGAATCAAAAATCACGAAGGTCCTCTCCGAAAAACATTCAGTATTTGAAGACTGCAGCTAAAAATAATCTCTTGTTTTATCAAGTCATGTTAGAGCGTCAATATATTGAGATGGGTATTTCAAATATTCAGAGCGCCGCTATATTGGCTCCGACCGAACCAAAGTTAGCCTACACTGAAGCTGTTTTTTACTCGATTCTTGCAGATGACTCAGAAGATAAAATCATAAAACAACAGTACAGAGTGCGCGCTATAATCAGCGCACAACGAGCCATAGATCTAAAATCAGACTATACTATAGCGAAGGATTTTTTGAAAAAAATTAAGAACTGA
- a CDS encoding type II secretion system protein GspG has translation MNWVKGITLIELLIVISILGIMSVSGVGLYKASLERSKDARRKADIGTIQKALELYYNDYGQYPASTASSDLCADVNHCFLKNTPTDPGAAVYYYLRGNVSGTNQSYQLYSKLERSDDNGVGSNQAGYSANCGGTCKYGVSSANTAP, from the coding sequence ATGAACTGGGTTAAAGGTATTACGCTAATTGAACTTCTTATAGTGATATCTATTCTCGGGATAATGTCTGTTTCAGGTGTAGGCCTCTACAAAGCCTCTCTTGAAAGAAGTAAAGATGCTCGAAGAAAGGCGGATATTGGGACCATCCAAAAAGCACTCGAGCTCTACTATAACGACTATGGACAATACCCAGCGTCTACTGCATCCAGTGATCTTTGCGCAGATGTCAATCATTGTTTTTTAAAAAATACTCCCACTGATCCGGGTGCAGCTGTCTACTACTACCTAAGAGGGAATGTCAGCGGTACAAATCAATCCTATCAACTATATTCAAAGTTGGAAAGATCTGATGATAATGGTGTAGGCTCTAACCAAGCTGGATACTCAGCTAACTGTGGTGGTACCTGTAAGTATGGGGTATCAAGCGCAAATACTGCTCCTTGA